A region from the Alnus glutinosa chromosome 5, dhAlnGlut1.1, whole genome shotgun sequence genome encodes:
- the LOC133869681 gene encoding uncharacterized protein LOC133869681, translated as MKSALISINSLHPFAPFCAHTSSKPKNPNVFCIKPIAWPTLLSSESQSKPSRLVVLCASHTARPSNAELKDRGVEEVPSEDFVEDENTQSQWNVEVGSPSVPAKLSLSDHAFFLLAFIACKTSVAFTSLVIAAVPTLFDASGVLQSMG; from the exons ATGAAATCTGCTCTTATAAGCATTAATTCCTTACACCCATTTGCTCCGTTCTGTGCGCACACATCCTCTAAGCCAAAGAATCCCAATGTATTCTGCATAAAACCCATTGCTTGGCCCACCCTACTCTCCTCCGAATCTCAGTCCAAGCCATCCAGATTGGTTGTGCTTTGCGCTTCCCATACCGCAAGACCTTCGAATGCCGAACTGAAGGATCGTGGGGTGGAGGAGGTTCCGAGTGAAGACTTTGTTGAAGATGAGAATACACAAAGTCAATGGAATGTGGAAGTGGGGAGCCCCAGTGTTCCGGCCAAGTTGAGCCTGAGTGACCACGCGTTCTTTCTCTTGGCGTTCATTGCTTGCAAG ACTTCTGTTGCGTTTACTAGCCTTGTTATTGCAGCTGTCCCAACACTATTT